The Oryza glaberrima chromosome 9, OglaRS2, whole genome shotgun sequence genome includes a window with the following:
- the LOC127785222 gene encoding glucose-1-phosphate adenylyltransferase small subunit 1, chloroplastic/amyloplastic yields the protein MAMMAMGAASWAPIPAPARAAAAFYPGRDLAAARRRRGAAAAVAAVAARRPFVFTPRAVSDSRSSQTCLDPDASTSVLGIILGGGAGTRLYPLTKKRAKPAVPLGANYRLIDIPVSNCLNSNVSKIYVLTQFNSASLNRHLSRAYGNNISGYKNEGFVEVLAAQQSPENPNWFQGTADAVRQYLWLFEEHNVMEFLILAGDHLYRMDYQKFIQAHRETDADITVAALPMDEQRATAFGLMKIDDEGRIIEFAEKPKGEKLKSMMVDTTILGLDTERAKELPYIASMGIYVFSKDVMLKLLHENFPAANDFGSEVIPGATEIGMRVQAYLYDGYWEDIGTIEAFYNANLGITKKPVPDFSFYDRSAPIYTQPRYLPPSKVLDADVTDSVIGEGCVIRHCTINHSVVGLRSCISEGAVIEDSLLMGADYYETEMDKKALSETGGIPIGIGKNAHIRKAIIDKNARIGENVKIINVDNIQEASRETDGYFIKSGIVTVIKDALIPSGTVI from the exons ATGGCGATGATGGCGATGGGCGCGGCGTCCTGGGCCCCGatcccggcgccggcgagggcggcggccgcaTTCTATCCCGGCCGCGATcttgcggcggcgaggcggcggcgtggggcggcggcggcggtggcggcggtggcggcgaggaggccgttcGTGTTCACTCCGCGGGCCGTGTCGGACTCCCGGAGCTCGCAGACGTGCCTCGATCCGGACGCTAGCACG AGTGTTCTTGGGATCATCCTTGGAGGTGGCGCTGGGACAAGGCTGTATCCGCTGACAAAGAAGAGGGCGAAGCCGGCGGTGCCGTTGGGTGCCAATTACAGGCTCATAGATATCCCGGTCAGCAACTGTCTGAACAGCAATGTGTCGAAGATCTATGTCCTGACGCAGTTCAACTCCGCGTCGCTCAATCGTCACCTCTCGAGGGCCTATGGAAACAACATTAGTGGTTACAAGAACGAGGGGTTCGTTGAAGTTCTTGCTGCGCAGCAGAGCCCAGAGAATCCTAACTGGTTTCAG GGTACTGCAGATGCTGTGCGACAATACCTGTGGCTATTTGAGGAACACAATGTTATGGAGTTTCTCATTTTGGCTGGAGATCACCTGTACCGTATGGACTACCAAAAGTTCATTCAAGCCCACAGAGAAACAGATGCTGATATAACCGTTGCTGCGCTGCCCATGGATGAACAACGTGCTACAGCATTTGGCCTTATGAAGATTGATGATGAAGGGAGGATCATTGAATTTGCAGAAAAGCCAAAAGGAGAGAAGTTGAAATCAATGATG GTTGACACTACCATACTTGGCCTTGATACTGAGAGGGCAAAGGAATTGCCTTACATTGCTAGTATGGGAATCTATGTTTTTAGCAAAGATGTGATGCTTAAGCTTCTCCATGAAAATTTCCCTGCTGCAAATGACTTCGGAAGCGAGGTTATTCCTGGAGCAACAGAAATTGGAATGAGG GTTCAAGCTTACTTATATGATGGTTACTGGGAAGATATTGGTACTATAGAGGCATTCTACAATGCCAACTTGGGGATAACCAAGAAACCTGTGCCAGATTTTAG CTTCTATGACCGTTCTGCCCCAATTTATACGCAACCTCGATACTTGCCTCCATCAAAAGTTCTTGATGCTGATGTGACAGACAGTGTTATTGGTGAAGGTTGTGTTATTAGA CATTGCACAATCAACCATTCTGTGGTTGGACTCCGGTCCTGTATATCTGAAGGCGCAGTGATAGAGGACTCTCTGCTAATGGGTGCAGACTATTATGag ACGGAGATGGACAAGAAAGCCCTTTCTGAGACTGGTGGCATTCCCATTGGTATTGGAAAGAATGCACACATCAGAAAAGCAATAATTGACAAGAATGCTCGTATTGGAGAAAATGTTAAG ATAATCAATGTCGACAATATCCAAGAAGCTTCAAGGGAGACAGATGGATACTTCATCAAAAGTGGCATTGTCACTGTGATCAAGGACGCCTTAATCCCTAGCGGAACAGTCATATAA